A single genomic interval of Candidatus Anstonellales archaeon harbors:
- a CDS encoding glycosyltransferase family 2 protein gives MEESKYPRVVLMTPAYNEENNISVIIKSGLKLIKWGTIDDFVVIDDGSTDNTASVARNLGAKVISLPENKGKGTAFLEGLLYAKRNGADILISVDADLVSPLTERQIAKAILMIWKEKQNMVVFPVYEGGGYTGCNSSGQRAIKVSALNFLFEGDGLDIRLSNSKPAKRFMEMCKGYGLEKTLDYYIKSTSYINRLDFAMRFLEPFRHMSAGCQNEEVDRCLAIIWKRKRRMELLKRVRSKGWHRKKGFMKKVAAHGGVSLVKILTSSKQG, from the coding sequence ATGGAAGAGAGTAAATATCCTCGAGTAGTGTTAATGACACCTGCATATAACGAAGAGAATAATATTTCAGTTATTATAAAGAGCGGGTTGAAACTTATAAAATGGGGGACTATAGATGACTTTGTAGTGATAGATGACGGTTCCACAGATAACACGGCCTCTGTAGCAAGAAATCTTGGAGCAAAAGTAATTTCTCTTCCAGAAAATAAAGGGAAGGGCACGGCATTTTTGGAAGGATTATTATATGCAAAAAGAAATGGAGCAGATATTTTGATAAGTGTAGATGCGGATTTAGTCTCCCCTCTTACAGAACGCCAGATAGCAAAGGCTATTCTGATGATTTGGAAAGAAAAACAGAACATGGTGGTTTTTCCTGTTTATGAGGGAGGCGGGTATACTGGGTGCAACTCGTCTGGACAAAGGGCAATAAAAGTCAGCGCATTAAACTTTCTTTTTGAAGGGGATGGTTTAGACATTCGTCTTAGCAACTCAAAACCTGCCAAAAGGTTTATGGAGATGTGCAAAGGGTATGGATTGGAAAAAACACTTGATTATTATATAAAATCTACAAGTTATATTAATAGATTAGACTTTGCAATGAGATTTTTGGAGCCCTTTAGACATATGAGTGCAGGGTGTCAAAATGAAGAAGTTGATAGGTGTCTGGCTATAATTTGGAAGCGAAAAAGAAGGATGGAACTTCTTAAGAGAGTTAGATCGAAAGGGTGGCATAGAAAAAAAGGCTTTATGAAAAAGGTGGCGGCGCATGGTGGGGTGAGCCTTGTCAAAATTCTGACATCATCTAAGCAGGGATAA